From a single Clostridium isatidis genomic region:
- a CDS encoding EAL domain-containing protein, which yields MDVNNHLLQLEELKKNIKLIKEKDIQEDNRNAGYWIFDIENERMFLSKDIFQILECKPEEYNGTLEDCLSFVHPENIEFIKIFRLESTDIKEDIINFKIISKKGKIKDVQTSIMFLKDENNNPINIVGIFEEVREKNLRDNSENKANLGIWKYDVINDKFYCTDEIFNIYGVGPLEFNNDYRKAINLIHPDYKIKIENAIKKYLLGEKAACVCSVSHYIKNNKFVVGKLETIYDESGYLTTITGVLECETKNNIFDEFKRCLKLINQVQKLSTIGSWQADFDNNRCYLSDEASKIFGFSTKVTCISLDEMKEYIHPDDIEKIYEIYSNPSEEPVEIEFRLINKDGSERHIYEIVEFAFNDEKEVRYMYGTIQDITDKVILKKKLRLEEEKIYKLKRRFSALIKDSFEIFEILDSEGKIVYISEASERVTGYKIEERIGKPIFEFYDKYEIPKLVEMIEFVKNNPEKKITKDILLKTKDGEEIYLEFHMQNYLNDTAIEGIVVNFRDITDRVKNEQKIIYLSSHDHLTGLPNRLSFNKKINELIEEAKENNKRFALFMVDIDSIIFVKNTLGYKIAEQYTVQIVEKLKLYCGNKKLLFRYTAHRFVIVIEGVRNIDEYKLILKILFKLFSQPIKVDKYELDVKISVGISIYENNKIDKDELVRNAEVALFLAKNEERNRYKFYSSDTSIQTYKYFILQRDLRRAVENNQLRIFYQPFVNLNTNEIIGAEALIRWEHPEWGIISPNEFISMAEETGYIINIGNWLLKEVCSNYKEWIDNGLPNIKISINLSGMQLLEADLVKKIKNIIEEYELKPNFLILEIKESALMGKTDKIISSIKELRSLGIQIALDDFGTGYSSLTCLPSRNIDILKLDGSFINKNEDSTIIIKHIIRMAQELKIKISAEKIESWDQLEFLRNLKCYSGQGYLYSKPSPKIIFEKVLAKKKCKPVIVNDTKFEGDRRQYFRVKFMQSLEAELTVLEIKGKKVNVGNTKVLIKNIGPGGLCFVSDINLPIDNDIVLQFTTKLMKTEVKVYGHSVWGKEIDTNLYEYGIKFSLDENKLTELVRLLNQVQISMKKDILFADGSFISGTIFSYFAFEK from the coding sequence ATCTGCTTCAACTAGAAGAATTGAAAAAAAATATTAAGCTAATAAAAGAAAAAGATATTCAAGAAGATAATAGGAATGCTGGATATTGGATTTTTGATATTGAAAATGAAAGAATGTTTTTATCAAAGGATATATTTCAAATATTGGAGTGCAAGCCAGAAGAGTATAATGGTACTCTAGAAGATTGCTTATCTTTTGTTCATCCAGAAAATATTGAGTTTATAAAGATTTTTCGATTAGAAAGTACAGATATTAAGGAAGATATAATTAATTTTAAGATAATAAGTAAAAAGGGAAAAATTAAAGATGTTCAAACAAGTATTATGTTTTTAAAAGATGAAAATAATAATCCAATAAATATAGTTGGAATCTTTGAAGAAGTAAGGGAGAAAAATCTAAGAGATAATAGTGAAAATAAGGCCAATCTTGGCATTTGGAAATATGATGTTATTAATGATAAATTTTATTGTACTGATGAGATTTTTAATATCTATGGAGTTGGTCCTCTTGAGTTTAATAACGATTATAGAAAGGCCATTAATTTAATTCATCCAGATTATAAAATAAAAATAGAAAATGCGATAAAAAAATATTTGTTAGGAGAAAAGGCTGCTTGTGTATGTTCTGTTTCCCATTATATAAAAAATAATAAATTTGTTGTAGGAAAATTAGAGACAATTTATGATGAAAGTGGATATCTAACTACCATCACAGGTGTTTTAGAATGTGAAACAAAAAATAATATATTTGATGAATTTAAAAGATGCTTAAAGCTTATTAATCAAGTTCAAAAATTATCTACTATCGGAAGTTGGCAGGCAGATTTTGATAATAATAGATGTTATTTATCAGATGAAGCCAGTAAAATATTTGGATTTTCTACTAAAGTTACTTGTATCTCCTTAGATGAAATGAAAGAATACATACATCCAGATGATATAGAAAAAATTTATGAAATATATAGTAATCCATCAGAAGAGCCTGTAGAAATAGAATTTAGGCTTATAAATAAAGATGGCTCTGAAAGACATATATATGAAATAGTAGAATTTGCTTTTAATGATGAAAAAGAAGTAAGGTATATGTATGGAACAATTCAAGATATAACAGATAAAGTTATATTAAAGAAGAAACTAAGATTAGAGGAAGAGAAAATTTATAAATTAAAAAGAAGATTTAGTGCATTAATAAAGGATTCCTTTGAAATCTTTGAAATTTTGGATTCTGAAGGAAAAATAGTATATATAAGTGAGGCTTCAGAAAGAGTAACTGGCTATAAGATTGAAGAGCGTATTGGAAAACCAATATTTGAGTTTTATGATAAGTATGAAATTCCAAAGTTAGTTGAAATGATAGAATTTGTAAAAAATAATCCGGAGAAAAAAATTACAAAAGATATACTATTAAAAACTAAAGATGGAGAAGAGATCTATTTAGAATTTCATATGCAAAATTACTTAAATGATACAGCAATTGAAGGTATTGTGGTTAATTTTAGAGATATAACAGATAGAGTAAAAAATGAACAAAAAATAATATATCTATCTTCTCATGATCACTTAACAGGATTACCTAATAGATTATCCTTTAATAAGAAAATCAATGAATTAATTGAAGAAGCCAAAGAAAATAATAAAAGATTTGCTCTTTTCATGGTAGATATTGATAGTATAATTTTTGTAAAAAATACATTAGGTTATAAGATAGCAGAACAATATACAGTACAAATAGTTGAAAAGTTAAAACTTTATTGTGGTAATAAAAAATTATTATTCCGTTATACTGCTCATAGATTTGTAATTGTTATAGAAGGTGTACGTAATATAGATGAATATAAATTAATTTTGAAAATATTATTTAAATTATTTTCTCAGCCAATAAAGGTGGACAAGTATGAATTAGATGTAAAAATAAGCGTCGGAATAAGTATTTATGAAAATAATAAAATAGATAAGGATGAACTTGTAAGGAATGCTGAAGTTGCATTATTTTTAGCAAAAAATGAAGAAAGAAATAGATATAAATTCTATTCATCAGATACTAGCATTCAAACCTATAAATATTTTATTCTTCAAAGGGATTTAAGAAGGGCAGTAGAAAATAATCAGCTTAGAATTTTTTATCAGCCTTTTGTGAATCTCAATACTAATGAAATAATAGGAGCAGAAGCTTTAATTAGATGGGAACATCCAGAATGGGGAATAATATCTCCTAATGAGTTTATTTCCATGGCAGAAGAAACAGGATATATTATTAATATAGGCAATTGGTTATTAAAGGAAGTTTGCAGTAATTATAAAGAATGGATAGATAATGGACTGCCTAACATCAAAATTTCTATTAATCTTTCAGGAATGCAGTTATTAGAAGCAGATTTAGTTAAAAAGATTAAAAACATTATTGAGGAATATGAATTAAAGCCTAATTTTTTAATTCTAGAAATAAAAGAAAGTGCCCTTATGGGAAAAACAGATAAAATAATTTCAAGCATTAAGGAATTAAGATCTTTAGGTATTCAAATTGCTCTTGATGATTTTGGAACAGGATACTCATCTTTAACATGTTTACCTTCTCGTAATATTGATATATTGAAACTAGATGGTTCTTTTATTAACAAAAATGAAGATAGTACAATTATAATTAAACATATAATTAGAATGGCTCAGGAATTAAAAATTAAAATATCTGCAGAGAAAATAGAAAGTTGGGATCAGCTAGAATTTTTAAGAAATTTAAAATGTTATTCTGGACAAGGTTATCTTTATAGTAAACCATCACCGAAAATAATATTTGAAAAAGTATTAGCTAAGAAAAAATGTAAGCCGGTTATAGTTAATGATACAAAATTTGAAGGAGATAGACGTCAATATTTTAGAGTTAAGTTTATGCAGTCGCTAGAAGCTGAATTGACTGTTTTAGAAATTAAAGGTAAGAAAGTTAATGTAGGTAATACAAAGGTCTTAATTAAAAATATTGGACCGGGAGGTTTATGTTTTGTATCTGATATTAATTTACCTATAGATAATGATATTGTTCTTCAATTTACAACAAAATTGATGAAGACAGAAGTTAAAGTTTACGGACATTCGGTATGGGGCAAGGAAATTGATACTAATTTATATGAATATGGTATCAAATTTTCCTTAGATGAAAATAAACTAACAGAACTTGTAAGGTTATTGAATCAAGTTCAAATATCTATGAAAAAAGATATTTTATTTGCTGATGGTAGTTTTATTTCAGGTACTATTTTCTCCTATTTTGCT